In Mastomys coucha isolate ucsf_1 unplaced genomic scaffold, UCSF_Mcou_1 pScaffold9, whole genome shotgun sequence, the genomic window TTCCTGGTGTCCTGGCTTTTAAtatctttctgttatttctgtacttttaaagaacagtttagtttatggaaatgaaaactaaatctCTTACTTTCTCTTATAGTTAAGTAccataaaataattatgaaagagaaacagacttTTATTGAATCAGGATAATTTTCTAAAGTCAATACTTTGAGATAAtacaaaaatgaagtaaaaaaaatgaatagtatTTTAATAGATGTAAAAGGAACTCAcattggaaaaaacaaaagactgtTAAAGTTTTGAAGGTTAATTATCTTaataacagggctggagagatggctcagtggttaagagcaccgactgctcttccagaggtcctgagttcaaatcccagcaaccacatggtggctcacaaccatcagtaatgtgatctgatgccttcttctggaatgtctgaagacagctacagtgtacttagatataatcaatcaatcatcaatcaatcttaaaaaaattattttaataacagaAATCAAATAATGAGTGGTCTCGGAGTTTTATGATTTTGGAACAAATCTGGTACTATTCTTGGTGGATTATTCTGAAATGAAAAGATCCAGATAAAAAAAATGGATTCAAAATAACTTACATATTCATGCCAAGCCTCATAGAAAAACAGTCATTTCAATTATTTCATCCCTGTATTACTCaggataatttaaaatttaacccCCCGCCCACAGATTCTCCGGAACGCTCATTAGATGGGAGCTCTTAATCAAACAAGAGTGACTGAATTTGTCTTCCTGGGCCTCACTGACGACTGGGTGTTGGAGATTCTGTTTTTCATACCATTCACAGTCACTTACGTGTTAACACTTTTGGGGAACATCCTCATTGTTGTCACCATAGTCTTCACTCCACGTCTCCACAATCCCATGTACTTCTTTCTGAGCAATCTGTCCTTCATTGACATCTGCCACTCTTCTGTCACCGTACCCAAGATGTTGGAGGGCTTGCTTTTAGAGAGGAAGACCATTTCCTTTGACAATTGCATCGCACAGCTCTTCTTCCTACATCTCTTCGCTTGTGCGGAGATCTTTCTGCTGACGATTATGGCGTATGATCGTTATGTGGCTATCTGCATCCCATTGCATTACTCCAATGTGATGAACATGAAGATCTGTGTACAGCTTGTCTTTGCACTCTGGCTGGGGGGCACTGTTCATTCACTTGTGCAGACCTTCTTGACTATTCGTCTACCCTACTGTGGCCCGAACATTATCGATAGCTACTTCTGTGACGTACCTCCCGTCATCAAGCTGGCCTGCACAGATACATACCTTACAGGGATTCTGATCGTGTCCAATAGTGGAACCATCTCCCTCGTATGTTTTCTAGCCTTGGTCACTTCCTACACAGTCATCCTGTTTTCTCTTCGAAAACAGTCAGCGGAAGGTCGTCGGAAAGCCCTGTCCACCTGCTCAGCCCACTTCATGGTGGTTGCCCTGTTCTTTGGGCCATGCATCTTCCTCTACACTCGGCCAGATTCCAGCTTCTCTATTGACAAGGTGGTATCGGTCTTTTACACAGTGGTCACCCCTTTGTTGAATCCTCTCATTTACACCTTGAGAAATGAGGAGGTAAAAACTGCCATGAAGCATCTCAGGCAGAGACGAATTTGCTCAtgaaatcatgtgtgtgtgtgtgtgtgtgtgtgtgtgtgtgtgtgtgtgtgtgaggattgggggggtggagtgggggtagggtgggacgTTGTGATGACAGCCACAGTTGTGACCACATCCTAAATGTGTacgtaacaagtgctcttaaacactgagccatttctccagctccgaaaattcattttctttctttctttcttttgctttctttctttctttcttttctttctttctttctttttcttttctttcctttctctctctccctccctccctcctcctcctcctcttcctccttctatgtctctgtctctctgtctctctgtgtctctgtctctgtctctgtctctctgtgtctctgtctctctctctctgtctctctctctctctctgtctctgtctctctctctctctctctctctctctctctctctctctttttctctctctctctctctctgtccaagacagggtttctctgtgtatccctggctgtcactctgtagaccaggctagccttgaactcagaaatctgcctgcctctgcctcccaagtgctgtgattaaaggcatgtgccaccactgcccaaggaaaattcattttttaataaaatattcagaagaCTGAACACTTTGACTACATTGattatgactttttatttttgtggttgatCCTTTCACATTGGAATCTGTGTACATCCAAGCTTTAAAGATTTTGGGCTGTTTTACtttgcaaattttataatttcatcttAAATTCTAGGTGTGTAatgtttgggttttagtttttgtaTGTTGTATGATATAAGTTTGAGATTCGTTTCATTCATCCATTGGCTTGATATGGCACAATttgagatgtttattttattattatattattactatTGAAAAAGACTTGATATTTCaagtgtagattttttttattaaattattttatttatttacattctaaatggtGGCTCCCTTTCCAGTCCTCCTTCTCAGAGTTCTTCACTCCCTCTTCCCATTGCCTATGAGAGGGTGCCCCCCCTCATCTACCTATCCACTCTCACCTTTCCCCAAGCCCCCTGCATTCCCTTTCCCTAGGGCATCAggtttctacaggattaggtgcatcctctcctactgaggccagagaaggcagtctttttgtacatgtgtgtcaGGGGCCACAGGCCagaccatgtatgctctttggttggtggcttagtctctgggagctctgaggggtccggGCTAGTTGATaccattgttcttcctatggggttgtgaTGCCCTTCATCTTCTTCAATCCCCCTAACTCTTCCCTAGGAGTCCCTGACCTCAGACCAATGGTTTTATTTGTAATTCTTTacattgacttttgtttttataagttgACTTTTATGTCTATACTTacatatgagcacactgtcatgACTATTTTAGTTTTATACTGGGCTTTCAGTGATGTTATATGACCTCATCAATCTTTCTCAAAATGTTATGCATTTTCTTGTGTATCTGGGCAAATGTTTGTTTACATAGGAAAATATTGGAATTTGGGCTGTGGTCACATGATCTCGATAGACAACCTGGAAGAGAACTAAACTGAAAAATATTCAACCTCAATCTTCTAATTTGAGAGATCccattatttgtttatgtttcctttagtttcttcatTAATAATATCATTTGACTTTATAATAAAACACAATTTATTAAATTtgtcttcaaatattttgtttcttaaaaaatatacacagtggattttattcaactgtaaagaagaatgaaatttatCAGCTGCAGGAGCATAAATGGAACTGTAGATGACTATATTAAGTGACAGAAGCCTGaattgggcatggtggttcatgcatGTAACCTCAGCATTTGGCATggggaggtaggaagatcaggagttcaaggctagctatGGCTATATTGTGAGTTTGAAATCAGCCTGGGTTTCATGAggccttgcctcaaaaataaaagcaaggtaGAGTTGAAATACAAATAATCACATATTTTCACTTGTACATGAACTCCTATAGACAAAAAACCCCCCTCTATATAAATAAGACAGACTGATGAACACTTTACAGGAAGTATCTAAAAGAATAGAGTGATGGGAACTAGCAAGGTAAGAACGGGGAAAGAAGCAAATATCTCCTAATTTTTCTCACATGTGGTTTCTcatacatattacacatatacacatatatgacctaagaatatatatatatatgtatgtatgattatcATAATGAGAGGTGGGGCATAAGAGAGGGCACTTTAGGAGAGAAAATACAATGACTTGAATTTATGAGAATGGCACAGTGAAATGCCACTTGCACATTAAATAAACAgtataaaaaataagacaaaaattattAACTTGTCTATCATCAGTTCATTTTATAGTCTTAATTTTCAAGCTGTTAGGGATACAGTATCTTTTCTCCCATTTTAGAGGCTGGGTATTCTAACAGTGGTTGTGTGCACACCAGAGAGTCAGAGAGCCAGTAGGCTGAGTCCATAAAGCACCTATTCAGTCCTAGCAGCACCAATTCAGTGATGAACAGCCAGGAAGGTCCCTGGAAAGTCTTTGGTATTGAGTCTAACCTAGAAGGAGAAAGACACTGCAATCTGATGTTAGCATTACAGGCTCAGAGAAGCGCTGAAGGCAGGTAGGAACGAGTGTTTTGCTTTATTGATTGTTATcgctaatttcatttttatatgcttattgttaatatgcaattatatatacttatatttattccGTTGACATTGCTAAATTCAATCACAAGTTGGGCTAGACAGAATTTCTTTCCCTTGTCTTTCATGTCCCCTTACCatctcatcttcttcttcctttctttcctctttgtctctATTCCTCTTTTGATAGAGATTGAACACAAGGCCTTCCAAATGTTGGGAAGCACGTCACAAGTGAGCTGCTGCCCTTCAGATCTTCTGTAGGGTTTTAAATCTTCAACCTTGGTAATGACATCATCTATGAATAAGAggtttgcttcttcctttctgatctgcatgatatttgtttttctttctgtcttactGTGCTGAGTAGTTTCTATAGGACAGTGAAGGACAGGAGTTTTGTAGTACATGTAGCTTTGTTCCTAAGTGAGGAGGAAGCTTCCAGTAGTTGATGAAGTATAGAGttggggccagagaaatggctcagaggttgagagtgctgctgctgttcttgcagaggacctgggtttggttcctggcacccacatgatggctcaaaaccac contains:
- the LOC116084288 gene encoding olfactory receptor 1509; its protein translation is MGALNQTRVTEFVFLGLTDDWVLEILFFIPFTVTYVLTLLGNILIVVTIVFTPRLHNPMYFFLSNLSFIDICHSSVTVPKMLEGLLLERKTISFDNCIAQLFFLHLFACAEIFLLTIMAYDRYVAICIPLHYSNVMNMKICVQLVFALWLGGTVHSLVQTFLTIRLPYCGPNIIDSYFCDVPPVIKLACTDTYLTGILIVSNSGTISLVCFLALVTSYTVILFSLRKQSAEGRRKALSTCSAHFMVVALFFGPCIFLYTRPDSSFSIDKVVSVFYTVVTPLLNPLIYTLRNEEVKTAMKHLRQRRICS